In Pseudomonas oryzicola, one DNA window encodes the following:
- the ureG gene encoding urease accessory protein UreG, producing MQSYQQPLRVGVGGPVGSGKTALLEALCKAMRDHYQIAVVTNDIYTKEDQRILTEAGALEPERIVGVETGGCPHTAIREDASMNLAAVEALARKFGNLEVIFVESGGDNLSATFSPELADLTIYVIDVAEGEKIPRKGGPGITKSDFLVINKTDLAPYVGASLEVMERDTQRMRPQRPWTFSNLKKGEGLQAVIDFIVERGMLGVRD from the coding sequence ATGCAAAGCTATCAACAACCCCTGCGCGTCGGTGTCGGCGGCCCGGTCGGCTCCGGCAAGACCGCATTGCTCGAAGCCTTGTGCAAGGCCATGCGTGACCACTACCAGATCGCGGTGGTGACCAACGACATCTACACCAAGGAGGACCAGCGCATCCTTACCGAAGCCGGCGCCCTGGAGCCGGAGCGCATCGTGGGCGTGGAGACCGGCGGCTGCCCGCACACGGCGATACGCGAGGACGCCTCGATGAACCTGGCGGCGGTCGAAGCGTTGGCGCGCAAGTTTGGCAACCTTGAGGTGATTTTCGTCGAAAGTGGCGGGGACAACCTCAGCGCCACGTTCAGCCCGGAGCTGGCTGACCTGACCATCTACGTGATCGACGTGGCCGAAGGCGAAAAGATACCGCGCAAGGGCGGCCCGGGGATCACCAAGTCGGACTTCCTGGTCATCAACAAGACCGATCTGGCGCCTTATGTGGGGGCCTCGCTGGAGGTCATGGAGCGCGATACCCAGCGCATGCGCCCGCAGCGGCCGTGGACCTTCAGCAACCTGAAGAAGGGCGAGGGGTTGCAGGCGGTGATCGACTTCATCGTCGAGCGCGGCATGCTGGGTGTGCGCGACTGA
- a CDS encoding DUF899 domain-containing protein, translated as MSTHENRHPVVSRSQWLAARRQLWLHEKAVTHHRDALAAARRALPWVKVEQDYRFHSPDGELSLAELFAGRSQLLVYHFMFAEGWTEGCHGCSFLADHFDGANLHLAHHDVSLVAVSRAPYTQFQAFRQRMGWRFPWYSSHGSSFNEDFGVSVGGEGEREYNYAPYDGDESELPGLSAFYREPDGSVYHTYSTYARGLDILVNTYNFLDIAPLGRNEEGTMDWVRYHDRYEGQPDKPHCCHK; from the coding sequence ATGAGCACCCACGAAAACAGGCATCCCGTGGTTTCACGCAGCCAGTGGCTGGCGGCTCGCCGGCAACTGTGGCTGCACGAGAAGGCCGTTACCCACCACCGCGACGCGCTGGCCGCAGCCCGTCGCGCCTTACCCTGGGTCAAGGTCGAGCAGGACTATCGCTTTCACAGCCCCGATGGCGAACTGAGCCTGGCCGAACTGTTTGCCGGTCGCAGCCAGCTGCTGGTTTACCACTTCATGTTCGCCGAGGGCTGGACCGAAGGCTGCCACGGCTGCTCATTCCTGGCCGATCACTTTGACGGCGCCAACCTGCACCTGGCGCACCACGACGTGTCGCTGGTGGCGGTGTCGCGAGCGCCGTACACGCAATTCCAGGCGTTTCGCCAGCGCATGGGCTGGCGCTTCCCCTGGTATTCGTCCCACGGCAGCAGCTTCAACGAGGATTTCGGGGTAAGTGTTGGCGGCGAAGGTGAGCGTGAGTACAACTATGCACCCTATGACGGTGATGAAAGCGAGTTGCCCGGGCTGAGCGCGTTCTACCGTGAGCCCGACGGCAGTGTGTACCACACCTATTCTACCTATGCCCGCGGGCTGGATATCCTGGTCAACACCTACAACTTCCTCGACATCGCGCCACTGGGGCGCAACGAAGAGGGGACCATGGACTGGGTGCGGTACCATGACCGCTATGAAGGGCAGCCGGACAAGCCTCATTGCTGCCACAAATGA
- a CDS encoding LTA synthase family protein encodes MNNLSDHLTTRFTALASLVLVIPLGTRAMLGWSNPLGYLSDLALGSLLVLLLHRRPWWLALPVLLAWAALWVASAELVSAVGRLPTTTDLAYLADPQFMENSTGGGLAHAWLPWALGAGLLVWLASAWHHRTQRSQPLPRKAWAIPLLLFAGHWSSQQLAPADAEQWRLYNLPHQLLSAAAGDLRRHVQGWTGQTQTFTPLASSGLTQSDLHGQRLLAGPGTARNLLVITVEGIPGAYLRPNRQALHSRFDEDLMPRLSQWAERGMNTPDYVLHTHQTIRGLYAMLCGDYDKLANGTPKGVELLTQNQRNQACLPAQLRQAGFTTHYLQGAGLRFMAKDRIMPHIGFDAVHGQEWFRNKNYLDFLWGKDDRAFFEGALDYVGQLQKQDKPWMLTLLTVGTHQPYSAPAEYLERYDTPKQAAVAYLDDALGAFLDDLERLGVLKDTLVLVTSDESHGIDGVRLASSWGFNLTLAPEQAQLPRIKRGTYGHVDLATSLLDYFALPIPMALGGRSLYRDYDTGREMISYTNGMLRYHDGHGVFTECDFQQHCRRYASEGFIADQARYLGPGDDLLGQQIGALAAVLDQSLQHTPLNLRYQFGSPSPIRLRKRIHDEWADNLIGAQYLEMPEGSHTRVRVKVRSLDRKHTAYIQLKAKQLEQDVPLGLPGEMKVTADEPLEIEFSFDNPTARKAFSFHLLGYGGGQVEVSDFSVITALPGDDDTLDEMADGHIAHSG; translated from the coding sequence GTGAACAACCTGTCAGACCACCTAACTACCCGGTTTACCGCCCTGGCAAGCCTGGTTCTGGTGATCCCACTGGGTACGCGCGCCATGCTGGGTTGGTCCAACCCGCTCGGTTACCTGTCCGACCTGGCCCTCGGCAGCCTGCTGGTATTGCTGCTGCACCGCCGCCCCTGGTGGCTTGCCTTGCCCGTGCTACTGGCATGGGCTGCCCTGTGGGTGGCCTCGGCTGAACTGGTGAGTGCGGTGGGCAGGTTGCCCACCACCACCGACCTGGCCTACCTGGCCGACCCGCAATTCATGGAGAATTCGACCGGCGGCGGTCTCGCCCATGCCTGGCTGCCCTGGGCGCTGGGGGCCGGCCTGCTGGTCTGGCTGGCCAGCGCCTGGCATCACCGCACCCAACGCAGCCAGCCTCTGCCACGCAAGGCCTGGGCCATCCCGCTGTTGCTGTTCGCTGGCCATTGGAGCAGCCAGCAGCTGGCACCTGCCGATGCCGAGCAATGGCGGCTGTACAACCTCCCCCATCAGCTGCTGTCGGCCGCCGCTGGTGATCTGCGGCGCCACGTCCAGGGCTGGACGGGGCAGACACAAACCTTCACGCCGCTGGCCAGCAGTGGCCTGACCCAATCCGACCTGCATGGCCAGCGCCTGCTGGCCGGGCCCGGCACCGCCCGCAACCTGCTGGTCATTACCGTGGAAGGCATCCCCGGCGCCTACCTGCGGCCCAACCGCCAGGCGCTGCACAGCCGCTTCGACGAAGACCTGATGCCCAGGCTCAGTCAATGGGCCGAACGTGGCATGAACACCCCGGACTACGTACTGCACACCCACCAGACCATCCGTGGCCTGTACGCCATGCTCTGTGGTGACTACGACAAGCTGGCCAATGGCACGCCCAAGGGGGTCGAGCTGCTGACCCAGAACCAACGCAACCAGGCCTGCCTGCCGGCGCAGCTGCGCCAGGCCGGCTTCACCACTCACTACCTGCAGGGGGCCGGCCTGCGCTTCATGGCCAAGGACCGCATCATGCCACACATCGGTTTTGATGCAGTGCATGGCCAGGAGTGGTTCCGCAACAAGAACTACCTGGACTTCCTCTGGGGCAAGGACGACCGGGCCTTCTTCGAGGGTGCCCTGGACTATGTCGGCCAGCTGCAGAAGCAGGACAAGCCGTGGATGCTGACCCTGCTCACCGTCGGTACCCACCAGCCGTACTCGGCTCCCGCCGAATACCTCGAGCGCTACGACACGCCAAAACAGGCAGCGGTCGCCTACCTGGACGACGCGCTCGGTGCCTTCCTCGACGACCTCGAACGTCTGGGCGTACTCAAGGACACCCTGGTACTGGTCACCTCCGACGAGTCCCACGGCATCGATGGCGTGCGCCTGGCTTCGTCCTGGGGCTTCAACCTCACCCTGGCGCCAGAGCAGGCACAGTTGCCACGCATCAAGCGCGGCACCTACGGCCATGTCGACCTGGCCACCTCGCTGCTGGACTACTTTGCCCTGCCCATTCCCATGGCGCTTGGCGGCCGCTCGCTATACCGTGACTACGACACCGGTCGCGAAATGATTTCCTATACCAACGGCATGCTGCGCTATCACGACGGCCACGGTGTGTTCACCGAGTGCGACTTCCAGCAGCACTGCCGGCGTTACGCCAGCGAGGGCTTCATCGCCGACCAGGCACGTTACCTTGGCCCGGGCGATGACCTGCTCGGTCAACAGATCGGTGCGCTGGCAGCAGTACTCGACCAGTCCCTGCAGCACACCCCTCTGAATCTGCGCTACCAGTTCGGTAGCCCTTCGCCTATCCGCTTGCGCAAGCGCATTCATGACGAATGGGCAGACAACCTGATCGGTGCGCAATACCTGGAAATGCCCGAGGGCTCGCACACCCGCGTGCGGGTCAAGGTCCGCTCGCTGGACCGGAAACACACAGCCTATATCCAGCTCAAGGCCAAGCAGTTGGAACAGGACGTACCGTTAGGCTTGCCTGGTGAGATGAAGGTCACGGCCGACGAACCCCTGGAGATCGAGTTCAGCTTTGACAACCCGACCGCACGCAAGGCGTTTTCCTTCCATCTGCTGGGCTATGGCGGTGGCCAGGTGGAGGTGAGCGACTTCAGCGTGATCACTGCACTGCCCGGCGACGATGACACCCTGGATGAAATGGCCGACGGGCATATCGCCCATTCTGGCTGA